From Panicum hallii strain FIL2 chromosome 2, PHallii_v3.1, whole genome shotgun sequence, a single genomic window includes:
- the LOC112881455 gene encoding 60S ribosomal protein L32-1-like, which yields MAVPLLTQKIVKKRVKQFKRPHLDRYKCLKPSWRRPKGIDSCVRRKFKGCTLMPNIGYGSDKKTRHYLPNKFKKFVVHNVSDLELLMMHNRTYCAEIAHNVSTRKRKEIVERAAQLDIVVTNKLARLRSQEDE from the exons ATGGCGGTGCCGCTGCTGACGCAGAAGATCGTGAAGAAGCGGGTCAAGCAGTTCAAGAGGCCCCACCTCGACCGCTACAAGTGCCTCAAG CCAAGCTGGCGCAGGCCAAAGGGTATTGACTCCTGCGTCAGGCGGAAGTTCAAGGGATGCACCTTGATGCCCAACATTGGATACGGCTCTGACAAGAAGACCAGGCACTACCTCCCCAACAAATTCAAGAAGTTTGTTGTTCACAATGTCTCTGATCTGGAGCTGCTTATGATGCACAACAG GACGTACTGCGCGGAGATTGCCCACAACGTCTCCACCCGCAAGCGCAAGGAGATTGTTGAGCGTGCTGCACAGCTGGACATTGTGGTCACCAACAAGCTTGCCAGGCTCCGCAGCCAGGAGGACGAGTGA
- the LOC112881150 gene encoding E3 ubiquitin-protein ligase TRIM33-like, translating into MDGDTKRLEEAPLRTLRRCDGASENGGGGGGGRRAASGFERAIGGTVADEDRAPAAAAAAASARRGVRPATGGTVAAEPEPAPAARGERVSLMALLERTEQQWAARAAGGHWKRVDAEDEAPAEEKEKEKGGGGGVGGRCCVCVARGKGAAFIPCGHTFCRACARELRAGRGRCPLCNATIREAYPPSPMEMAPAATSASPAVSTSAEDALAPESPAASAKGTVRPSETPMMMSRTTSPAVKCFSEKGGGGGVGGRCCVCVARGKGAAFIPCGHTFCRACARELRAGRGRCPLCNATIREVLNLF; encoded by the exons ATGGACGGAGACACGAAGAGGTTGGAGGAGGCACCTTTACGAACCCTGCGGCGATGTGACGGTGCGAGcgagaacggcggcggcggcggcggcgggcggcgggcggcgt CTGGCTTCGAGCGAGCGATTGGAGGCACGGTCGCGGACGAGGACCGcgctcccgccgccgcagcagcagcagcatccgCACGCCGCGGCGTCCGCCCCGCGACGGGAGGCACGGTCGCCGCGGAGCCGGAGCCAGCGCCGGCCGCGCGGGGGGAGAGGGTGTCCCTGATGGCGCTGCTGGAGCGGACGGAGCAGCAGTGGGcggcccgcgccgccggcgggcACTGGAAGCGCGTGGACGCGGAGGACGAGGCGCcggcggaggagaaggagaaggagaagggcggcggcgggggcgtggGCGGTCGGTGCTGCGTGTGCGTAGCGCGGGGCAAGGGCGCCGCCTTCATCCCCTGCGGCCACACCTTCTgccgcgcctgcgcccgcgagctccgcgccggccgcggccgctgccCGCTCTGCAACGCCACCATCCGCGAG GCTTACCCTCCGAGCCCCATGGAgatggcgccggcggcgacctcCGCGAGCCCCGCGGTGAGCACGAGCGCGGAGGATGCGTTGGCGCCGGAGAGCCCCGCGGCGAGCGCGAAGGGCACGGTGAGGCCGTCGGAGACGCCGATGATGATGTCCCGGACCACCTCGCCGGCCGTGAAGTGCTTCTCG gagaagggcggcggcgggggcgtggGCGGTCGGTGCTGCGTGTGCGTAGCGCGGGGCAAGGGCGCCGCCTTCATCCCCTGCGGCCACACCTTCTgccgcgcctgcgcccgcgagctccgcgccggccgcggccgctgccCGCTCTGCAACGCCACCATCCGCGAGGTCCTCAACCTCTTCTga
- the LOC112883588 gene encoding transcription factor BHLH089-like, producing MDSDYVASLLMGHSAAPGLDFAALDGYFLDALCGAGAGLFGAPGVAAGAGGGGSPEGSSVSDPAWARARDGGNARKRKAPPAGGASGKEACLGKAGEPKGPDGKKCRVGTGGSPVKPKVEEATASDGSVEDKGQKKGKGKSAKPPVEPPKDYVHVRARRGQATDSHSLAERVRREKISQRMKFLQDLVPGCNKVVGKALMLDEIINYVQSLQQQVEFLSMKLATVNPQLDFSNLSTLLHKDMYQACGPPVNSVFPLESAGAALPFCNQADLFQSFGSGAMEDQCSLSLLDMALPHTTNPQFAFQKQQRDFREDGLQNSLPIVSEQSQENGVSAPSFDGQLQADQTKIEF from the exons atGGACAGCGACTACGTTGCCAGCCTGCTCATGGGCCACTCTGCCGCCCCGGGGCTCGACTTCGCCGCGCTGGACGGCTACTTCCTCGACGCGCtctgcggcgccggcgccggcctgTTCGGGGCGCCCGGGGTCGCGGCGGGGGCCGGAGGCGGCGGGTCCCCGGAGGGGTCCTCGGTGTCGGACCCGGCGTGGGCGCGCGCCCGGGACGGCGGCAATGCCAGGAAGCGGAAGGCGCCTCCAGCCGGTGGCGCCAGCGGGAAAGAAGCCTGCTTGGGCAAG GCTGGCGAGCCCAAGGGTCCGGACGGGAAGAAGTGCAGAGTGGGCACCGGAGGGAGCCCCGTGAAGCCGAAGGTAGAGGAGGCGACGGCGAGTGACGGCTCTGTTGAAGACAAAGGGCAGAAGAAGGGCAAGGGAAAGAGCGCCAAGCCGCCGGTCGAGCCGCCCAAGGACTACGTCCATGTCCGGGCGCGGCGAGGGCAGGCGACTGACAGCCACAGCCTTGCCGAGAGG GTCCGAAGAGAGAAGATTAGCCAGAGGATGAAATTTCTTCAGGACCTCGTGCCAGGATGCAACAAG GTGGTTGGCAAGGCACTCATGCTTGACGAGATCATAAACTATGTGCAATCACTTCAGCAGCAAGTCGAG TTCCTGTCCATGAAGCTTGCGACCGTGAATCCACAACTTGACTTCAGCAACCTTTCTACACTCCTACACAAAGAC ATGTACCAAGCATGTGGGCCTCCAGTGAATTCGGTCTTTCCATTGGAAAGTGCCGGTGCAGCTTTACCATTTTGCAACCAAGCAGATCTTTTCCAGTCCTTTGGTTCGGGTGCTATGGAGGATCAGTGCTCCCTAAGTCTGTTAGACATGGCTCTACCCCACACAACCAACCCACAGTTTGCTTTTCAAAAGCAG CAAAGGGACTTCCGGGAGGATGGCCTACAGAACTCTTTGCCTATCGTGAGTGAGCAAAGCCAGGAGAATGGGGTTTCAGCACCGAGTTTTGATG GTCAGTTACAAGCTGATCAGACAAAGATCGAGTTCTAG
- the LOC112881590 gene encoding 60S ribosomal protein L32-1-like, with the protein MAVPLLTQKIVKKRVKQFKRPHLDRYKCLKPSWRRPKGIDSRVRRKFKGCTLMPNIGYGSDKKTRHYLPNKFKKFVVHNVSDLELLMMHNRTYCAEIAHNVSTRKRKEIVERAAQLDIVVTNKLARLRSQEDE; encoded by the exons ATGGCGGTGCCGCTGCTGACGCAGAAGATCGTGAAGAAGCGGGTCAAGCAGTTCAAGAGGCCCCACCTCGACCGCTACAAGTGCCTCAAG CCAAGCTGGCGCAGGCCTAAGGGTATTGACTCCCGCGTCAGGCGGAAGTTCAAGGGATGCACCTTGATGCCCAACATTGGATACGGCTCTGACAAGAAGACCAGGCACTACCTTCCCAACAAGTTCAAGAAGTTTGTTGTACACAATGTCTCTGATCTTGAGCTGCTTATGATGCACAACAG GACGTACTGCGCTGAGATTGCCCACAACGTCTCGACCCGCAAGCGCAAGGAGATTGTCGAGCGTGCTGCGCAGCTGGACATCGTGGTCACCAACAAGCTTGCCAGGCTCCGCAGCCAGGAGGACGAGTGA